A stretch of the Plasmodium berghei ANKA genome assembly, chromosome: 10 genome encodes the following:
- a CDS encoding tetratricopeptide repeat protein, putative, with protein sequence MKDIRSCSNVSLRRKRKYIEGESKKSLNLINRHNNENIVSKPKRRSISLSNAYFSVNSFSIYDSLNFMNNNGIKGVKNEEEIGKVEKKGEENDANDKIRQYKNNDIRNNSNTESKVNKKDIKNSIKYLEGRKINKLLFKKIVFKKAFFYKMRCLNHNSAWLLELSKGKKEILELGGKKRRKNKIKFYSKYKQNDAVMNCFREKIKSESSINDVILMKPFSFYRKFIYLFYQKKYKEAYLMLIKISSYCVFFSLKERNILNENYFKNNYYNLYYLVNLTNEFQKFKVCDHDAESKENCSTLRKNIKYGSYSYLFDKSKNKTDQTRLVFHVLPKKKNSNRRGNFINKDKIAAYNFNIKVEEKHNFFVNYKFYRYENGVNNLGKMILRRDSFLLHKVRKMVKGDKMDNANNKISYEDRKNDRIVGNIINKENEIDDMKYNLGKDTSKFLIKNNINYNNETDKLMKERKEKTVSFFKENNYYYKKLKTKMRVDARLILFLKMLCLYMYGNSFGKTRKANETNNYYYREILKTMEIQYTEVTSNNMLHDYYSSNCSNDKMHIKEAVRKEILKYMIIYLKKVKKEIKFDTYLYLLLSVICRDLRMYKKCVLYARKSIEKDYFNFVSWTYFNNIVSIEIIIQENMEKERKFKLRNKKKISEKRKTKKTNNKNFNMKRKKENKTTTKNADILKGRKKLIKKNINFLENSNKIKRMCNYLFGNEFFSLYEKPNMENIMKNYNDYIYINPFMNINKSFFFKNNYFISKIFTDLENKNGGLRGERNIDNKQSNSPQKIDNKIDMNEHYLRRNKMEKLSNVYFLKKYEMYKKRYNFKNNIMTLFGFAHFCSLNSTLHKYSIYSYEYLRKILGNNLYILSELGKLYYYSGKINKSMKCFRRVKKICNENKNLKNKFTEKYFVLYLEEKQRKRKNLSESEQNEVSQGGNLENEINFKEEAFNGDYDTDISGNIRRRNTIEIITPKIYKIIKKMWIPNYFTNIFIYMELLVNIYYLKKDASKLFIILNKYENSKKKSKCLYISRQKNEKMIKNKIWDDKFYYSLGKYYSLIKNCQMAIYYFKKSIKKNNFHLYSYLCLAKEYFSCGNLNSSIFILIKLLSLYMNNSNAWFSLGKCLERKNNYDLSIFSYKNAIYFRKNNVFYYFLANIYFKTGQIKNCIGILKSAWRHNKNFVFSSMLFGIYLKKKKGNVSLQNEDLILEEHWKITDKCHVWCVRFLKDYFKKLRNKYCMMQLFCENKREQYNFYEMLLSLFNLNKPSIKHIQSVNFLSYFNKYYEQNSSYFYLIRTLKHSSLILYDGIYYLANYFLFNKKIKNALILFKILWDAGGPYSKTSFHSFKHGHYLLKRDV encoded by the coding sequence atgaagGATATCCGAAGCTGCAGTAATGTATCATTAAGAAGAAAACGGAAATATATCGAGGGTGAATCTAAAAAGTCCttgaatttaataaatagacataataatgaaaatattgttaGTAAACCTAAGAGGAGATCAATAAGTTTGTCAAACGCATATTTTAGTGTAAACtctttttctatttatgactcattaaattttatgaataataatggaATTAAGGGAGTGAAGAATGAAGAAGAAATTGGAAAAGTAGAAAAGAAGGGGGAGGAAAACGACGCTAACGATAAAATAAgacaatataaaaataatgatatacGAAATAACAGTAATACGGAAAGtaaagtaaataaaaaggatataaaaaactCTATAAAATACTTAGAGggaagaaaaataaataaattattatttaaaaaaattgtattcaagaaagcatttttttataaaatgagATGTCTTAATCATAATTCGGCGTGGTTATTGGAGCTATCGAAAGGTAAAAAGGAAATCCTAGAATTGGGTgggaaaaaaagaagaaaaaataaaattaaattttatagtAAGTACAAACAAAATGATGCGGTAATGAACTGCTTtagggaaaaaataaaaagtgaGTCATCTATCAATGATGTTATACTCATGAAACCATTTTCGTTTTATCGAAAATTCATTTACTTGTTTtaccaaaaaaaatataaagaagcATATCTTAtgttgataaaaataagttcatattgtgtttttttttctttaaaagaaagaaatattttaaatgaaaactattttaaaaataattattataatttatattatttagtGAATTTGACAAATGaatttcaaaaatttaaaGTGTGTGATCATGATGCAGAATCAAAGGAAAACTGTTCCACACtcagaaaaaatataaagtatGGATCTTATTCTTATCTTTTCGATAAaagcaaaaataaaacagaTCAAACCAGGTTAGTTTTTCACGTTTTAccaaagaaaaaaaatagtaatagaagaggaaattttattaataaggATAAAATAGCAgcttataattttaatataaaagtagaagaaaaacataatttttttgtaaattacaaattttatagatATGAAAACGGTGTTAATAATTTGGGAAAAATGATTCTCAGACGAGATTCATTTTTGTTACATAAAGTAAGGAAGATGGTAAAAGGTGATAAAATGGACAAcgcaaataataaaatttcttATGAGGatagaaaaaatgataGGATTGTgggaaatataataaacaaagaaaatgaaatagacgatatgaaatataatttagGTAAAGATACAAGTaaatttttgataaaaaataatatcaattataataatgaaacagataaattaatgaaagaaaggaaagaaaaaacagtttccttttttaaagaaaataattattactacaaaaaattaaaaacgAAAATGAGAGTCGATGCTCGATTGatattatttcttaaaaTGTTATGTTTGTATATGTATGGTAATTCATTTGGTAAAACTCGTAAAGCAaatgaaacaaataattattattatagaGAAATTTTAAAGACAATGGAAATACAGTACACTGAGGTAACAAGCAACAACATGCTGCATGACTATTATAGTAGTAACTGCTCAAATgataaaatgcatataaaagAAGCAGTAAGAAAAGAgattttgaaatatatgataatatatttaaagaaggtaaaaaaggaaataaaattcgacacatatttatatttattactaAGTGTTATATGTCGTGATTTAagaatgtataaaaaatgtgtacTTTATGCTAGAAAGAGTATTGAGAAAGATTATTTCAATTTTGTGAGCTGgacatattttaataatatagttTCTATAGAAATAATTATCCAAGAAAATATGGAGAAGgaaagaaaatttaaattaagaaacaaaaaaaagatatctgaaaagagaaaaacaaaaaaaactaataataaaaattttaatatgaaacggaaaaaggaaaataaaacaacCACAAAAAATGCAGATATTTTAAAAGGGaggaaaaaattaataaaaaaaaatataaattttttagaaaactctaataaaataaaaagaatgTGCAACTATTTATTTGgaaatgaatttttttctttatatgaAAAGCCAAACATGGAAAATAtcatgaaaaattataatgactacatttatattaaccCTTTCATGAATATTAATAagtcttttttttttaaaaataattattttataagcAAGATATTTACCGATTTGGAGAATAAAAATGGGGGTTTGAGAGGAGAGCGAAATATAGACAATAAGCAAAGTAATTCCCCCCAAAAaatagataataaaatcGATATGAATGAGCACTATTTAAGgagaaataaaatggaGAAACTATCGAATGTTTATTTtctgaaaaaatatgaaatgtacaaaaaaagatataatttcaaaaataacataatgACGCTATTTGGATTTGCACATTTTTGCTCGCTTAATAGTACACTACATAaatattctatatattcCTATGAATATTTGCGAAAAATACTtggaaataatttatacatattgaGTGAGCTAGGAAAACTGTATTATTACAGTGGGAAGATAAACAAAAGCATGAAATGTTTTAGAAgggtaaaaaaaatatgcaatgaaaataaaaatttaaaaaacaaatttactgaaaaatattttgttctatatttagaagaaaaacaaagaaaaaGGAAGAACCTTTCAGAAAGTGAACAAAATGAAGTGAGCCAAGGTGGAAATTtggaaaatgaaataaatttcaAAGAGGAAGCTTTTAATGGAGATTACGACACTGATATTAGTGGCAACATTAGAAGGCGAAATACCATCGAAATAATTACCcctaaaatatataaaattataaaaaaaatgtggaTTCCTAActattttacaaatatatttatttatatggaATTACTGgtaaacatatattatctTAAAAAAGACGCATCaaaactttttattattttaaataagtatgaaaatagcaaaaaaaagagtAAATGCTTATACATTTCTcgacaaaaaaatgaaaaaatgataaaaaataaaatatgggatgataaattttattacagTCTTGgtaaatattattcattgataaaaaattgtcaaatggctatttattatttcaaaaagtcaataaaaaaaaacaattttcaCTTATATTCTTACTTATGTTTAGCAAaggaatatttttcatgTGGAAACCTAAATAGTTCCATTTTCATATTGATAAAGCTACTTagtttatatatgaataattcAAATGCATGGTTTAGTCTAGGTAAATGTCTAGAGCGTAAGAACAATTATGATTTgtctattttttcttataaaaATGCTATTTATTTTAGAAAGAATAACgttttctattattttttggctaacatttattttaaaacaggacaaataaaaaattgcatAGGCATATTAAAATCTGCATGGAGGcacaataaaaattttgtgTTTTCATCTATGTTGTTtggtatatatttaaaaaagaaaaaagggAATGTTTCTTTGCAAAACGAGGATCTAATTTTAGAAGAACATTGGAAAATAACTGATAAATGCCATGTATGGTGTGTTAgatttttaaaagattattttaaaaaattaagaaacAAATATTGTATGATGCAACTTTTTTGTGAGAACAAACGAGAgcaatataatttttatgagATGTTATTATcactttttaatttgaacAAGCCTTCGATAAAGCATATACAATcagttaattttttgagttattttaataaatattatgaacaaaattcaagttatttttatttaatacgTACTTTGAAGCATTcatctttaattttatacgacggaatatattatttagccaattattttctttttaataaaaaaataaaaaatgctttaatattatttaaaattttatggGATGCAGGAGGACCTTATTCGAAGACATCTTTTCATTCATTTAAACATGGGCATTATTTATTGAAGAGGGATGTATGA